In one window of Duganella dendranthematis DNA:
- a CDS encoding GH36-type glycosyl hydrolase domain-containing protein, with translation MMLRPTHNGDRYELNSPTAMPQAAGFLWNQKMMIQVTCRGYATAQFMQPEPAKYAHAPNLEAKTFMQPEQNYYAHHPGRFFYIKDEETGELFSAPYEPVRAPVDSYAFSVGKANLAWTIEHLGIRLELTLGLPVADVVELWSLRVTNLSGRARKLSVYPYFPIGYMSWMNQSGEYRADLGGVVASSVTPYQKVADYFKQKDFKDKTYFLCEQAPDAWEVRQSAFEGEGGLHAPSAVTAQQMGNSDARYETPTAAVQYRVTLAEGEARDYRFLFGPAFDDAEIQAVRARYLSAEAFQSTADDYAAYVASGHGCLRIETPDADLDNFVNHWLPRQVFYHGDVNRLSTDPQTRNYLQDNMGMSFIKPSVMRKAFLHALSQQEATGAMPDGILLTEGAELKYINQVPHTDHCVWLPVALKVYLDETADYDILNEDVVGTETGIALTVSERVSSAMDWLLQSRDKRGLSYIAQGDWCDPMNMVGYKGRGVSGWLTVATAYALNLWAEICETSGASSSLAESAKHFRAGARSVNRAANEHLWDGDWFARGITDDNVTFGIRKDKEGRIWLNPQAWAILGGAANAGQRASMVSQVEQQLVTPYGVQMFAPPFSAMRDDVGRVTQKHPGSAENGAVYNHAAIFYIYSLYTINESDRAYELLRRMLPGPSEADYLQRGQLPVFIPNYYRGAYHEYPRTAGRSSQLFNTGTVSWVYLCFIEGLCGLKGSSDGLTVKPQLPSHWDGIKVVRQFRHATFNVSIQRADVNEIQVWQDGKRLTENVIKGIVAGGAYALEVLIPR, from the coding sequence ATGATGCTACGCCCAACCCACAACGGCGACCGCTACGAATTGAACAGCCCCACCGCGATGCCGCAAGCCGCCGGCTTCCTGTGGAATCAGAAGATGATGATACAGGTGACCTGCCGCGGCTACGCCACCGCGCAATTCATGCAGCCGGAGCCGGCCAAGTATGCGCATGCGCCCAACCTGGAGGCCAAGACCTTCATGCAGCCGGAGCAGAACTACTACGCCCATCATCCGGGCCGCTTCTTCTACATCAAGGACGAAGAAACCGGCGAACTGTTCTCGGCGCCATATGAGCCGGTGCGCGCGCCGGTGGACAGCTACGCCTTCTCGGTCGGTAAGGCCAATCTGGCATGGACCATCGAACACCTGGGCATACGGCTGGAACTGACTCTCGGTTTGCCTGTGGCGGATGTGGTGGAGTTATGGTCGCTGCGCGTGACTAATCTGTCGGGCCGCGCGCGCAAGCTGAGCGTCTATCCCTACTTCCCGATCGGGTATATGTCGTGGATGAACCAGTCGGGCGAATATCGCGCGGACCTGGGCGGCGTGGTGGCCAGCAGCGTCACGCCGTATCAAAAAGTGGCGGACTACTTCAAGCAGAAGGACTTCAAGGACAAGACCTACTTCCTGTGCGAGCAGGCGCCGGATGCGTGGGAAGTGCGCCAGTCGGCGTTTGAAGGCGAAGGCGGTTTGCATGCGCCGTCAGCCGTCACCGCGCAGCAGATGGGCAATAGCGACGCACGCTACGAAACGCCGACCGCCGCCGTGCAGTACCGCGTGACGCTGGCCGAAGGCGAGGCGCGCGACTACCGCTTCCTGTTCGGCCCCGCGTTTGACGATGCCGAAATCCAGGCGGTGCGCGCCAGATACCTGAGCGCCGAGGCGTTCCAGTCCACTGCCGACGACTACGCCGCCTACGTCGCCAGCGGCCACGGATGCCTGCGCATCGAAACGCCGGACGCGGACCTCGACAACTTCGTCAACCACTGGCTGCCGCGCCAGGTGTTCTACCATGGCGACGTCAATCGCCTCAGCACCGATCCGCAAACCCGCAACTACCTGCAGGACAATATGGGCATGAGCTTCATCAAGCCCAGTGTGATGCGCAAAGCTTTCCTGCACGCGTTGTCGCAGCAGGAAGCCACAGGCGCCATGCCGGACGGGATTCTGCTCACCGAAGGCGCGGAACTCAAATACATCAACCAGGTGCCGCACACCGACCATTGTGTCTGGCTGCCGGTGGCGCTCAAGGTCTACCTCGACGAAACCGCCGACTACGACATCCTCAATGAAGACGTGGTGGGCACGGAGACCGGCATCGCCCTCACCGTGTCCGAGCGCGTGAGCAGCGCCATGGACTGGCTGCTGCAGTCGCGCGACAAGCGTGGTCTGAGCTACATCGCGCAGGGCGACTGGTGCGATCCGATGAACATGGTCGGCTACAAGGGCCGTGGCGTGTCCGGCTGGCTGACCGTGGCCACCGCCTACGCGCTCAATCTGTGGGCCGAGATTTGCGAGACCAGCGGCGCCAGCTCCTCGCTGGCGGAAAGCGCCAAGCATTTCCGCGCCGGCGCCCGCAGCGTCAATCGCGCCGCCAACGAACACCTGTGGGACGGCGACTGGTTCGCGCGCGGCATCACCGACGACAACGTCACCTTCGGCATCCGCAAGGACAAGGAAGGCCGCATCTGGCTCAACCCGCAAGCCTGGGCCATCCTCGGCGGCGCCGCCAATGCCGGCCAGCGTGCATCGATGGTGTCGCAAGTGGAGCAGCAGCTGGTGACGCCGTACGGCGTGCAGATGTTTGCGCCGCCGTTCAGTGCCATGCGCGACGATGTCGGCCGCGTCACGCAAAAGCATCCGGGATCGGCGGAGAACGGCGCGGTGTACAACCACGCGGCGATCTTCTACATCTACAGCCTGTACACGATCAACGAGAGCGACCGCGCCTACGAACTGCTGCGCCGCATGCTGCCCGGCCCGAGCGAGGCCGATTACCTGCAACGCGGCCAGCTGCCGGTGTTCATCCCCAATTATTATCGCGGCGCGTACCACGAGTATCCACGCACCGCCGGGCGTTCCAGCCAGTTGTTCAATACGGGCACCGTATCGTGGGTCTACCTGTGCTTCATCGAAGGGCTGTGCGGCTTGAAGGGCAGCAGCGATGGCCTGACCGTCAAGCCGCAGCTGCCGTCGCACTGGGATGGCATCAAGGTGGTCCGCCAGTTCCGCCACGCGACCTTCAACGTGTCTATACAACGCGCCGACGTCAACGAAATACAGGTGTGGCAAGACGGTAAGCGTTTGACTGAAAACGTTATCAAAGGTATCGTTGCGGGCGGAGCATACGCGTTGGAGGTTCTGATCCCACGCTAA
- a CDS encoding beta-glucosidase family protein, with protein MKKRLWLSLALAYPLMLTGAHAADAPQPWLDAKQSPDARADQLVKAMTLDEKIQTVFAYFSTEFSPKKYEQPKEGRPDSAGYVPGIARLGLPPQWQSDAGVGVATQAVSKKPYERTSLPSGLATTATWNPQLAFAGGAMIGSEARSTGFNVLLAGGVNLMREPRNGRNFEYGGEDPLLAGVMVGEQIRGIQSNHIISTVKHYAFNDQETNRNHINVKIADKAGRMSDLLALQFAIERGDPGSVMCAYNRVNGDYACENDYLLNEVLKKDWKYTGYVMSDWGATHSTIPAANRGLDQQSGFPFDKSGYFNEALKEAVVNRHVPEARLNDMVKRITRTMFAHGVVEHPVSTPTSADAGIDFAAHGKVTQADAEEAIVLLKNQNDLLPLAASARNIVIIGGHADVGVLSGGGSAQVYPKGGSAVPNEGPAYFPGPIVYHRSSPMGELAALTKAKLTYNDGKDVAAAAKLAAGADVVIVFGNQWMAESFDSDDLNLPNKQDDLIAAVAKANPKTVVVLQTGGPVVMPWLNDVGAVLEAWYPGTNGGAAIARVLSGEVNPSGRLPATFPASLAQLPRPTLDGDAKTKDENIIEKVTTDYNIEGAAVGYKWFDLKGHKPLFPFGYGLSYSSFALEGLSAKPAGNGIEVSFSIKNTGKRDGKSVGQVYVSPVSGGWEAPKRLGGWDKLAVKAGASGKATVKIDPRLLGVYDSASKTWKIAAGEYLVTLAESAGAKPAASVKVKLAAKTVDVNGR; from the coding sequence ATGAAGAAGCGTCTCTGGCTGTCTCTGGCACTGGCTTATCCACTCATGTTGACCGGCGCCCACGCCGCAGACGCACCGCAACCCTGGCTCGACGCCAAGCAGTCGCCCGACGCCCGCGCCGACCAGCTGGTGAAGGCGATGACGCTGGATGAAAAAATCCAGACCGTGTTCGCCTACTTCTCCACCGAATTCTCGCCGAAGAAATACGAACAACCGAAAGAAGGCCGTCCCGATTCGGCCGGCTATGTGCCGGGCATCGCCCGCCTTGGCCTGCCGCCGCAGTGGCAATCGGATGCCGGCGTTGGCGTCGCCACGCAAGCCGTTTCCAAGAAACCGTATGAGCGCACTTCCCTGCCTTCCGGCCTGGCCACCACCGCCACCTGGAATCCGCAACTGGCCTTCGCCGGTGGCGCCATGATCGGCAGCGAGGCACGCAGCACCGGCTTCAATGTGCTGCTGGCCGGCGGCGTCAATCTGATGCGCGAACCGCGCAATGGCCGCAACTTCGAATACGGCGGTGAAGATCCGCTGCTGGCCGGCGTGATGGTCGGCGAACAGATTCGCGGCATCCAGTCGAACCACATCATTTCGACGGTCAAGCACTACGCCTTCAACGACCAGGAAACCAATCGCAATCACATCAACGTCAAGATCGCCGACAAAGCCGGTCGCATGTCCGATCTGCTGGCGCTGCAATTCGCCATCGAGCGTGGCGATCCGGGTTCGGTGATGTGCGCGTACAACCGCGTCAACGGCGACTACGCCTGTGAGAACGACTACCTGCTCAATGAAGTGCTGAAGAAGGACTGGAAGTACACCGGCTACGTGATGTCCGACTGGGGCGCGACCCACTCCACCATCCCGGCCGCCAACCGTGGCCTGGACCAGCAGTCCGGCTTCCCGTTCGATAAATCCGGCTACTTCAACGAGGCGCTGAAGGAAGCAGTGGTCAATCGCCACGTGCCGGAAGCGCGCCTGAACGACATGGTCAAGCGCATCACCCGCACCATGTTCGCGCACGGCGTGGTCGAGCATCCAGTGTCGACGCCAACGTCGGCCGATGCCGGCATCGACTTCGCCGCGCACGGCAAGGTAACGCAGGCCGACGCAGAAGAAGCCATCGTGCTGCTGAAGAACCAGAACGACCTGCTGCCGCTGGCGGCCAGCGCGCGCAACATCGTCATCATCGGCGGCCACGCGGATGTCGGCGTGCTGTCGGGCGGCGGTTCGGCGCAGGTGTATCCAAAAGGCGGTTCGGCGGTGCCGAATGAAGGCCCGGCATACTTCCCTGGCCCGATCGTCTATCACCGCTCGTCGCCAATGGGCGAACTGGCTGCGCTGACCAAGGCCAAGCTGACCTACAACGACGGCAAGGACGTCGCAGCCGCCGCCAAGCTGGCAGCCGGCGCCGATGTCGTCATCGTATTCGGTAACCAGTGGATGGCCGAGAGCTTCGATAGCGACGACCTCAATCTGCCGAACAAGCAGGATGACCTGATCGCCGCCGTGGCCAAGGCCAATCCGAAAACCGTGGTGGTGCTGCAAACCGGCGGTCCGGTGGTGATGCCATGGCTGAACGACGTCGGCGCGGTGCTGGAAGCCTGGTACCCGGGCACCAACGGCGGCGCCGCGATTGCGCGCGTGCTGAGTGGCGAAGTCAATCCGTCCGGCCGTTTGCCCGCCACCTTCCCTGCTTCGCTGGCGCAGCTGCCGCGTCCAACTCTGGATGGCGATGCCAAGACCAAGGATGAGAACATCATCGAGAAGGTCACCACCGACTACAACATCGAAGGCGCGGCGGTCGGCTACAAATGGTTTGATCTGAAGGGCCACAAGCCGCTGTTCCCGTTCGGTTACGGCCTGTCTTACAGCAGCTTTGCGCTGGAAGGCCTGAGCGCCAAGCCAGCCGGCAACGGTATCGAGGTCAGCTTCAGCATCAAGAACACCGGCAAGCGCGATGGCAAGTCGGTGGGCCAGGTGTACGTGTCGCCGGTCAGCGGCGGCTGGGAAGCGCCTAAGCGTTTGGGCGGCTGGGACAAGCTGGCCGTGAAGGCCGGCGCCAGCGGCAAGGCCACGGTGAAGATCGATCCGCGTCTGCTGGGCGTGTACGACAGCGCCAGCAAGACCTGGAAGATCGCCGCCGGCGAATACCTGGTCACGCTGGCCGAATCGGCCGGCGCCAAGCCCGCCGCCAGCGTCAAGGTCAAGCTGGCTGCAAAGACGGTGGACGTCAACGGCCGCTAA
- a CDS encoding LacI family DNA-binding transcriptional regulator — protein sequence MTKTQAGKSRASGRITLAMVANKAGVATMTASRAITQPEMVSQALRDRVDKAVVELGYVPNRAARALASSQSKVIAVLVPSLSNAVFTEVLAGIQDALDADDYQILIGNTRYSDKEEEKLINTYLQSNPDGMLLSGLSHSPRVQQMLSTLRMPVVSMMDMSSDPDQLTVGFSQFQAGHAMTRYLLDKGHKRIGFIGAQLDERTLRRAEGYRKAMQEAGLADVKLEVMVAEPSTIALGAELVGRMLAQAPDCDAIFCCNDDLAHGAIYQCQRRGIAVPSQLAICGFNDLPASAWMNPSLTTIGTPRYRIGFEAATLLRSVIKGDNPVNKQVDLGFTLMARESA from the coding sequence ATGACGAAGACTCAAGCGGGCAAGAGCCGCGCCAGTGGCCGCATCACGCTGGCGATGGTGGCCAACAAGGCCGGGGTGGCGACCATGACCGCCTCGCGCGCCATTACCCAGCCGGAGATGGTGTCGCAGGCGTTGCGCGACCGGGTGGACAAGGCCGTTGTCGAACTGGGCTATGTACCCAACCGCGCCGCCCGCGCGCTGGCTTCGTCGCAATCGAAAGTGATCGCGGTGCTGGTGCCGTCGCTGTCCAACGCCGTGTTCACCGAGGTGCTGGCCGGCATTCAGGACGCGCTGGACGCCGACGATTACCAGATCCTGATCGGCAACACCCGCTATTCCGACAAGGAAGAGGAAAAGCTGATCAACACCTACCTGCAATCGAATCCCGACGGCATGCTATTGTCCGGTCTGAGCCACAGCCCGCGCGTGCAGCAGATGCTGTCCACGCTGCGCATGCCGGTGGTGTCGATGATGGACATGTCCAGCGATCCAGATCAACTGACGGTCGGCTTCTCGCAATTCCAGGCCGGCCACGCGATGACGCGCTATCTATTAGACAAAGGCCACAAGCGGATCGGCTTCATCGGCGCGCAACTGGACGAGCGCACGCTGCGCCGCGCCGAAGGCTACCGCAAGGCGATGCAGGAAGCCGGCCTGGCCGACGTCAAGCTGGAAGTGATGGTGGCCGAGCCGTCCACCATCGCCCTCGGTGCCGAGCTGGTGGGCCGCATGCTGGCGCAGGCGCCGGATTGCGACGCCATCTTCTGCTGCAACGACGACCTGGCCCACGGCGCCATTTACCAGTGCCAGCGGCGCGGCATCGCGGTGCCGTCGCAGCTGGCCATCTGCGGTTTCAACGATCTGCCCGCCTCGGCGTGGATGAATCCGTCGCTGACCACCATCGGCACGCCGCGCTACCGCATCGGCTTCGAGGCCGCCACCCTGCTGCGCTCGGTGATCAAGGGTGACAATCCTGTCAATAAGCAGGTGGACCTCGGCTTTACGCTGATGGCGCGCGAAAGCGCTTAG
- a CDS encoding DUF4124 domain-containing protein, whose translation MNHRDIFYASLLLIAAPLAMAQYIWVDDKGVKQLSDRPPPPNIPEKRILKAPGKPLFNPYAPAEPEPAAKPATTSGPTLAERNEDFNKRKLEDAEAAQRAAAEARNKAQQAANCDAARKNQQAIDQGVRLSSFDKNGERSYMDDAQREDLRKNTQKVLAECK comes from the coding sequence ATGAACCATCGTGACATTTTTTATGCAAGCCTCTTGCTGATCGCCGCACCGCTGGCAATGGCCCAGTACATCTGGGTCGATGACAAAGGCGTCAAGCAACTATCCGACCGCCCTCCACCGCCGAACATCCCCGAAAAACGCATCCTGAAGGCGCCCGGCAAGCCGCTGTTCAATCCCTACGCGCCAGCCGAGCCGGAACCCGCCGCCAAGCCAGCGACCACGTCCGGCCCCACCCTGGCCGAGCGTAATGAGGACTTCAACAAGCGCAAGCTGGAAGACGCCGAAGCCGCCCAGCGCGCCGCCGCCGAGGCCCGCAACAAGGCCCAGCAAGCCGCCAATTGCGACGCCGCCCGCAAGAATCAGCAGGCGATCGACCAGGGCGTGCGCCTCAGCAGTTTCGATAAAAATGGCGAACGCAGCTATATGGACGATGCCCAGCGCGAAGATTTGCGTAAAAACACGCAAAAAGTGTTAGCCGAATGCAAATAA
- a CDS encoding MFS transporter produces the protein MTVNKQLTWREKISYGVADMGFNFYWTNIATFLLIYYTDVFGISAAAAASMMFMIKIINAFTDPMIGAAADRTSTRWGKFRPYLIWVPLPLACAAVLTYTTPDLSADGKIIWAYGSYLAMMVCYTCINIPYNALSGVLSADPQERSTVNGLRFIFAFAGGTVVTAATPALVHWLGGGNDKLGWQLTMLTWSVFASLLFVLTFLNTRERIVPVSTQQSNVWQDVRDLSQNRPWVALFFLALIIMITITLRTSSAAYYFKYVVQRPELMATFVPAYMLSAAAGASLTPLMTRFVDKKKLMMILMTITAVLSSAFFFVPKDQVWLMFALQIGMGLALGPKSPLAFSMYADTADYNEWRTGRRATAMTFAAATFSQKLGTAIAVAVIGSIFTQLGYVANAVQSAGSQAGIVWLMSFIPAAFALLAVAVMFFYNLDNNKLLQIQADLDARKI, from the coding sequence ATGACAGTGAACAAACAACTGACCTGGCGGGAAAAAATCAGCTACGGCGTGGCCGATATGGGATTCAATTTCTATTGGACCAACATCGCCACCTTCCTGCTGATTTATTACACCGACGTGTTCGGCATTTCTGCCGCCGCCGCCGCGTCGATGATGTTCATGATCAAAATCATCAACGCCTTTACCGATCCAATGATCGGCGCCGCCGCTGACCGCACCAGCACGCGCTGGGGCAAGTTCCGCCCCTACCTGATCTGGGTGCCGCTGCCGCTGGCCTGCGCCGCCGTGCTTACCTACACCACGCCCGACCTGTCGGCGGACGGCAAGATCATCTGGGCCTACGGCAGCTACCTGGCCATGATGGTCTGCTACACCTGCATCAACATCCCGTACAACGCGCTGTCCGGCGTACTGTCGGCCGATCCGCAGGAACGCTCCACCGTCAACGGCCTCCGCTTCATCTTCGCCTTCGCCGGCGGCACTGTGGTGACGGCGGCCACGCCGGCGCTGGTGCACTGGCTGGGCGGCGGCAACGATAAACTGGGCTGGCAGCTCACCATGCTGACCTGGAGCGTATTCGCCTCGCTGCTGTTCGTGCTGACTTTCCTGAACACGCGCGAGCGCATCGTCCCGGTCTCCACCCAGCAGAGCAACGTCTGGCAGGACGTCCGCGACCTGTCGCAGAACCGTCCCTGGGTGGCGCTGTTTTTCCTGGCGCTGATTATCATGATCACTATCACGCTGCGCACCAGCAGCGCGGCCTACTACTTCAAGTACGTGGTGCAGCGGCCGGAGTTGATGGCGACCTTTGTGCCGGCCTATATGCTGTCGGCCGCCGCCGGCGCCTCGCTCACGCCGCTGATGACGCGCTTCGTCGACAAGAAGAAGCTGATGATGATACTGATGACGATTACCGCCGTGCTGTCGTCGGCCTTCTTCTTCGTGCCGAAGGACCAGGTGTGGCTGATGTTCGCGTTGCAGATCGGCATGGGCCTGGCGCTCGGCCCCAAGTCGCCGCTGGCCTTCTCGATGTACGCCGACACCGCCGACTACAACGAATGGCGCACCGGCCGCCGCGCCACCGCCATGACCTTCGCCGCAGCCACCTTCTCGCAGAAGCTCGGCACCGCGATTGCGGTGGCGGTCATCGGCTCGATCTTCACCCAGTTGGGCTATGTCGCCAACGCCGTGCAAAGCGCCGGCTCGCAGGCGGGTATTGTGTGGCTGATGTCCTTTATTCCGGCCGCCTTCGCGCTGCTTGCGGTAGCCGTGATGTTCTTCTATAACCTCGATAACAACAAGCTGCTGCAGATCCAGGCCGATCTGGACGCGCGCAAGATCTGA
- a CDS encoding gluconokinase has product MTNQRQTRWVVMGVSGCGKSSVGLQLAGALDVPFLEGDTYHSYANVAKMTAGVPLTDSDRADWLQALHQQIRDARLKDSGLVLSCSSLKRRYRDLLRSADPALRFAHLAGPRELIASRMAARKDHYMPTTLLDSQLAALEPLQEDEAGIVLDIGKPPAELVQQILHI; this is encoded by the coding sequence ATGACTAATCAAAGACAAACTCGCTGGGTGGTAATGGGCGTCAGCGGCTGCGGCAAGAGTTCGGTTGGGCTGCAGCTGGCCGGCGCGCTGGACGTGCCCTTCCTGGAGGGCGACACCTACCATTCTTACGCCAACGTCGCCAAAATGACGGCTGGCGTGCCACTGACCGACAGCGACCGCGCCGATTGGCTGCAAGCGCTGCACCAGCAGATCCGCGACGCCCGCCTGAAAGACAGTGGACTGGTGCTGTCCTGCTCGTCGCTGAAGCGCCGCTACCGCGACCTGTTGCGCAGCGCCGATCCAGCGTTGCGCTTTGCGCACCTGGCCGGACCGCGCGAGCTGATTGCCAGCCGCATGGCCGCACGCAAGGATCACTACATGCCGACCACGCTGCTGGACAGCCAGCTGGCCGCGCTGGAGCCGCTGCAGGAGGACGAAGCCGGCATCGTGCTCGACATCGGCAAGCCGCCGGCCGAGCTGGTCCAACAGATTTTGCACATATGA
- a CDS encoding substrate-binding periplasmic protein has translation MMKRKQLLLIASFWFSLPAAQAEPVCPPVTRVGLSDLGYTSYREQGRIGGIAVDIANEMARRTGCKFEFHWYPRQRLFIELAAGHVDMTMGSLRLPERDAYANYLPYAWLQYDLVLTQSGGQQFSSLGDFVARGTGRLNVTRGVAYDSAIETQLALLAAAGRLEVVNDFETVFGKLEMGRAEGTLASPPIYSKYLKQIHLPTPAVIVPLPESAPQFTGIYLSKQTVSPAVRRHYAAALKAMTEEQRVRAIYAKYFDEATVRRLFRPGPATLVTALSAAE, from the coding sequence ATGATGAAACGCAAGCAGTTGCTCCTGATCGCCAGCTTCTGGTTCAGCCTGCCCGCTGCGCAAGCGGAGCCCGTGTGTCCACCCGTCACACGTGTCGGCTTGAGCGATCTCGGCTACACCTCCTATCGCGAGCAAGGCCGGATTGGCGGCATTGCCGTCGATATCGCCAACGAGATGGCGCGCCGCACTGGCTGCAAGTTTGAATTCCATTGGTATCCGCGCCAGCGCCTGTTCATCGAGCTGGCGGCCGGCCACGTCGACATGACGATGGGCTCGTTGCGCCTGCCGGAGCGCGACGCTTACGCCAACTACCTGCCTTACGCCTGGCTGCAATACGATCTGGTGCTGACGCAGTCCGGCGGCCAGCAATTCAGCAGCTTGGGCGACTTTGTCGCGCGCGGTACGGGACGGCTCAACGTCACGCGTGGCGTGGCCTACGACAGCGCGATCGAAACCCAGCTGGCGCTGCTGGCCGCCGCCGGGCGACTGGAAGTGGTGAACGATTTCGAGACCGTGTTCGGCAAGCTGGAAATGGGCCGCGCGGAAGGCACATTGGCCTCGCCGCCGATCTATAGCAAATACCTGAAGCAGATCCACCTGCCAACGCCGGCCGTGATTGTGCCGTTGCCGGAATCGGCGCCGCAGTTTACCGGTATCTATTTGTCGAAGCAGACCGTATCGCCGGCGGTACGCCGGCATTACGCAGCGGCGCTGAAGGCCATGACGGAAGAGCAGCGCGTACGCGCCATCTATGCCAAATATTTTGATGAAGCCACCGTCAGGCGGCTGTTCCGGCCAGGACCGGCAACGCTGGTGACGGCGTTGTCGGCGGCGGAGTAG